A single Pseudodesulfovibrio aespoeensis Aspo-2 DNA region contains:
- a CDS encoding MBL fold metallo-hydrolase — MYFKQILTPGLGCFSYVIGCPAAREMVVVDPKRDVQDYLDISREEGMRITGVIDTHVHADHVSGAHELKSLTGCEIMMFETSPVRFKFTPLKEGRKLTIGNAGLEVLHTPGHTPDALSLLVTDFSRGEEPWLILTGDVLFVGDIGRPDLVGGARLDEQVSNLYNSLYVKLAKYPDHLEVFPAHGAGSLCGRGMSSKPNSTLGFERRHNPMLTFDNFESFRLAMSQSFPARPKSFSHIIATNAAGATLLERCPIDLAMEPDRFEQKMLAGAVVIDVRNTASFAGYHIPGSLNIGFEPSLANWVGMVVEPEADLLLVVDSSDDYERMRTELHRIGYDTIHGYLKGGISAWVYSGRPVDRLSIDSAQEVQSQLEQGKPLSLVDVRTPGELAQGRIPGARHVPLSDILAGRFDLNEDEHHILYCASGYRSNIAASYLQRHGFWDVRALAGGFTAWDRAGYAVEK, encoded by the coding sequence ATGTATTTCAAACAGATACTCACCCCTGGCCTTGGGTGCTTCTCCTATGTCATCGGTTGCCCGGCAGCGCGAGAGATGGTCGTGGTGGACCCCAAACGGGATGTGCAGGACTACCTGGACATCTCCCGCGAGGAGGGCATGCGCATCACCGGTGTCATCGACACCCATGTCCATGCGGATCATGTTTCCGGCGCCCATGAGCTGAAATCGCTCACCGGCTGCGAGATCATGATGTTCGAGACCTCGCCGGTCAGGTTCAAATTCACCCCCCTCAAGGAAGGCCGCAAGCTCACGATCGGCAACGCAGGGCTTGAGGTGCTGCACACGCCGGGCCACACGCCCGACGCCCTGTCCCTGCTGGTGACCGATTTCAGCCGGGGCGAGGAGCCGTGGCTCATCCTCACCGGCGATGTCCTGTTTGTGGGCGACATCGGCAGGCCCGACCTTGTGGGCGGGGCCAGGCTCGACGAGCAGGTCTCCAACCTCTACAACTCGCTCTACGTCAAGCTGGCCAAGTATCCGGACCACCTGGAGGTCTTCCCGGCCCACGGGGCTGGCTCCCTGTGCGGGCGCGGCATGAGTTCCAAGCCCAACTCCACCCTCGGCTTTGAGCGGCGGCACAACCCCATGCTCACCTTTGACAACTTCGAGTCCTTCCGCCTGGCCATGAGCCAGAGCTTTCCTGCGCGACCCAAGAGCTTCAGCCACATCATCGCCACCAACGCCGCCGGGGCCACCCTGCTGGAGCGCTGCCCCATCGATCTGGCCATGGAGCCGGACCGCTTCGAGCAGAAGATGCTCGCCGGGGCCGTGGTCATCGACGTGCGCAACACCGCCTCCTTTGCCGGATACCACATCCCCGGCTCGCTCAACATCGGGTTCGAGCCATCCCTGGCCAACTGGGTGGGCATGGTGGTCGAGCCCGAGGCGGACCTGCTGCTGGTGGTGGATTCGAGCGACGACTACGAGCGGATGCGCACCGAGCTGCACCGCATAGGCTACGACACCATCCACGGCTACCTCAAGGGCGGGATTTCAGCATGGGTCTACAGTGGCCGCCCGGTGGACAGGCTGTCCATCGACTCGGCCCAGGAGGTCCAGAGCCAACTGGAGCAGGGCAAACCCCTGAGCCTCGTGGACGTGCGCACCCCCGGCGAACTGGCCCAGGGCCGGATCCCCGGCGCGCGGCACGTTCCCTTAAGCGACATCCTTGCGGGGCGTTTCGACCTGAACGAGGACGAGCACCACATCCTCTACTGCGCCTCGGGCTACCGCTCCAACATCGCGGCCTCCTACCTCCAGCGCCACGGCTTCTGGGACGTCCGAGCCCTGGCCGGCGGCTTCACCGCCTGGGACCGCGCCGGGTACGCTGTGGAGAAGTAG
- a CDS encoding Na/Pi cotransporter family protein: protein MTLSLLAGLIGGIGLFLIGMGLMTKGLRNAAGPALRTILGTWTRTPLHGLFSGFMITALVQSSSAVTVAVIGFVNAGLMTLGQSVGVIFGTNIGTTVTGWIVAAVGVSVEVKALALPMIGIGAFMGLTNRKTRRKHLGDALTGFGIFFLGIEVLQSSFLSVGRDLDLSSLHLGSTADILIFVAVGATLTLLMQSSSAAMALIITAAMSGLIPLESAAAGVVGTNIGTTSTAMFSAIGATSNAKKVAAAHILFNLGTGFVAVFLIPLLIMGVRALSADPIAWTATILALFHTGFNLLGVLIFLPLTPRLVAFLDRRIGHDDSEQGRPVYLDDNVLKAPTMAIEALFMELGRLGEMTRLMAQKGLASKFRHKDFIRDKTTLDSLIEAIRRFCEKLGNADLPLAVSARLPKVLRVVQYFDKTSKIMEKISHDHILLDHQIPGSGLRAARVMRREVRDILNVAHTPCAPEFAGLKRSLDHLQDTYHELKDELLRLGAQGRLELNRMVQLLDYYSGMRSMCEQAGKGTLTWAALRESVITCADANEANDYTWKTHE, encoded by the coding sequence ATGACCCTCTCGCTGCTGGCCGGCCTGATCGGCGGCATCGGCCTGTTCCTGATCGGCATGGGACTGATGACCAAGGGGCTGCGCAACGCCGCCGGCCCCGCCCTGCGCACCATCCTCGGCACATGGACCCGGACTCCGCTGCACGGCCTCTTCTCCGGCTTCATGATCACCGCCCTGGTCCAGTCGTCGAGCGCGGTCACCGTGGCGGTCATCGGCTTTGTCAACGCGGGGCTCATGACCCTGGGCCAGTCCGTGGGTGTCATCTTCGGCACCAACATCGGCACCACGGTCACAGGCTGGATCGTGGCCGCCGTGGGCGTGAGCGTCGAGGTCAAGGCCCTGGCCCTGCCCATGATCGGCATCGGCGCGTTCATGGGACTGACCAACAGGAAAACACGGCGCAAGCACCTGGGCGACGCCCTGACCGGTTTCGGCATCTTTTTTCTCGGCATCGAGGTGTTGCAGTCGTCTTTTCTGAGCGTGGGCAGGGACTTGGACCTGTCCTCCCTGCACCTCGGCTCCACTGCGGACATTCTGATCTTCGTGGCCGTGGGAGCCACGCTCACCCTGCTCATGCAGAGTTCGAGCGCGGCCATGGCACTGATCATCACCGCTGCCATGTCGGGCCTGATCCCGCTCGAAAGCGCGGCTGCCGGAGTGGTGGGCACCAACATCGGCACCACCTCCACGGCCATGTTCTCTGCCATCGGGGCCACCAGCAACGCCAAAAAGGTCGCCGCCGCCCACATCCTCTTCAACCTGGGCACAGGGTTCGTGGCCGTATTCCTCATCCCGCTCCTGATCATGGGGGTCAGGGCCCTGTCCGCCGACCCCATCGCCTGGACCGCCACCATCCTCGCCCTGTTCCACACCGGGTTCAATCTGCTGGGCGTGCTCATCTTCCTGCCGCTGACGCCCCGGCTGGTGGCCTTTCTGGACAGGCGCATCGGACACGACGACAGCGAGCAGGGACGACCCGTCTACCTGGACGACAATGTGCTCAAGGCCCCGACCATGGCCATAGAGGCACTGTTCATGGAGCTTGGACGCCTGGGCGAAATGACCCGGCTCATGGCCCAGAAGGGGCTGGCCTCCAAGTTCCGCCACAAGGATTTCATCCGGGACAAGACCACCCTGGATTCTCTCATTGAGGCCATCAGACGGTTTTGCGAAAAACTGGGCAACGCCGACCTGCCCCTGGCCGTGAGCGCCCGGTTGCCCAAGGTGCTCAGGGTTGTCCAATACTTCGACAAAACTTCGAAGATCATGGAGAAAATTTCTCACGATCACATCCTGCTCGATCACCAGATTCCGGGCAGCGGGCTCCGCGCCGCACGGGTCATGCGCCGCGAGGTGCGCGATATCCTCAACGTGGCCCACACGCCCTGCGCGCCGGAATTTGCCGGGCTGAAACGATCGCTGGACCACCTTCAGGACACCTACCACGAACTCAAGGACGAACTCCTGCGCCTTGGGGCGCAAGGACGGCTGGAACTCAACCGGATGGTGCAACTGCTCGACTACTATTCCGGCATGCGCAGCATGTGCGAGCAGGCGGGCAAGGGCACCCTGACCTGGGCAGCCCTGCGCGAGAGCGTAATCACCTGCGCCGATGCCAACGAAGCCAACGATTACACCTGGAAAACGCACGAGTAA
- a CDS encoding ABC transporter permease → MSRFSFNRFAAMVGKEFVQMRRDRLTFAMMIGIPIIQLILFGYAINSDPRHLPTAVLSGDNSRFSRAVTAGMQTSTFFEVTEHPASRDDAVRLLREGRVQFCLTIPENFGRDLLRGDRPVLLLEADATDPTATGNAASAFPEIVRRALAKELTGPNARLNQGESPVDIRIHNDYNPEAETQYNIVPGLMGVILTLTLVMITSLAITREAERGTMEHLLSTPIKPLEVMLGKIVPYILVGYIQMALITVAARFLFGVPMHGSVPLVFALSIVFIGANLSVGVTISTVARNQLQAVQMSIFFFLPSLLLSGFMFPFRGMPQWAQAVGSILPLTHYLRLIRGILLKGNGLAESLHAVWPILLFWLVVVALGLKRYRRTLD, encoded by the coding sequence ATGAGCCGCTTTTCCTTCAATCGGTTCGCGGCCATGGTCGGCAAGGAGTTCGTGCAGATGCGCAGGGACAGACTGACCTTCGCCATGATGATCGGCATTCCCATCATTCAGCTCATCCTTTTTGGCTACGCAATCAACTCCGACCCGCGCCATCTGCCCACGGCAGTCCTCTCCGGCGACAACAGCCGCTTCTCGCGGGCCGTGACCGCAGGCATGCAGACAAGCACCTTCTTCGAGGTGACCGAGCACCCGGCCTCGCGCGATGACGCCGTCAGGCTGCTGCGCGAGGGACGGGTCCAGTTCTGCCTGACCATCCCGGAGAACTTCGGACGCGACCTCCTGCGCGGCGACAGGCCGGTGCTGCTGCTCGAAGCGGACGCCACCGACCCGACAGCCACGGGCAACGCGGCCTCTGCCTTTCCGGAGATCGTCCGGCGCGCCCTGGCCAAGGAGCTGACCGGGCCGAACGCCCGGCTCAATCAAGGGGAATCCCCGGTCGATATCCGCATCCACAACGACTACAACCCCGAGGCCGAAACCCAGTACAACATCGTGCCGGGCCTGATGGGGGTCATCCTGACCCTGACCCTGGTCATGATCACCTCCCTGGCCATCACCCGCGAGGCTGAGCGGGGGACCATGGAGCACCTGCTCTCCACGCCCATCAAACCCCTTGAGGTGATGCTCGGCAAGATCGTTCCCTACATCCTGGTGGGCTACATCCAGATGGCACTCATCACCGTGGCCGCCCGCTTCCTGTTCGGCGTGCCCATGCATGGCAGCGTGCCCCTGGTCTTTGCCCTGTCCATCGTCTTCATCGGAGCCAACCTGTCCGTGGGCGTGACCATCTCCACCGTGGCCCGCAATCAGCTCCAGGCCGTGCAGATGTCCATATTCTTCTTCCTGCCGTCCCTGCTCCTGTCCGGGTTCATGTTTCCCTTCCGGGGCATGCCGCAGTGGGCACAGGCCGTGGGCTCGATCCTGCCGCTGACCCACTACCTGCGCCTGATCAGGGGCATCCTGCTCAAGGGCAACGGGCTGGCCGAGTCACTGCACGCGGTCTGGCCCATCCTGCTCTTCTGGCTGGTGGTCGTGGCCCTGGGCCTCAAGCGGTACCGCCGGACCCTGGACTGA
- a CDS encoding ABC transporter ATP-binding protein — translation MTHETVIQVRGLTKSFAGKVVVNGLDMEIGRGEIYGFLGPNGSGKTTSIRMLCGLLRPDSGSGTCLGHDILTQADRIKPHVGYMTQRFSLYEDLTVRENLDFAARVFDLEAPARVVSECIDRMALGRFEHHLAGNLSGGWKQRLSLGVSTLHSPRLLLLDEPTAGVDPGARRDFWDQVHILAAQGITALISTHYMDEAERCHRLAYIAYGDLLASGTVGELVADSGLTTWSVAADPAAGREADLHALSQRLKPLEGVDQVVAFGNTLHVSTRTPELAQRSMMPFQTAPYHWSHIGTSLEEVFIDLMQRSGQGRT, via the coding sequence ATGACCCATGAAACCGTCATACAGGTCCGGGGGCTGACCAAGTCCTTTGCCGGGAAGGTCGTTGTCAACGGGCTGGACATGGAGATAGGCCGGGGCGAGATATACGGGTTCCTCGGCCCCAACGGCTCGGGCAAGACCACGTCCATCCGCATGCTCTGCGGGCTGCTGCGCCCGGATTCGGGCAGCGGCACCTGCCTGGGCCACGACATCCTGACCCAGGCCGACCGGATCAAGCCCCACGTGGGCTACATGACCCAGCGGTTCAGCCTCTACGAGGACCTGACCGTGCGCGAGAACCTTGATTTCGCGGCCAGGGTCTTCGACCTCGAAGCCCCGGCGCGCGTGGTCTCGGAGTGTATTGACCGGATGGCACTTGGCCGGTTCGAGCACCATCTGGCCGGAAACCTGTCCGGCGGCTGGAAGCAGCGCCTCTCCCTGGGCGTGAGCACCCTGCACTCGCCCAGGCTGCTGCTGCTCGACGAGCCCACGGCGGGGGTGGACCCCGGCGCGCGGCGCGACTTCTGGGACCAGGTCCACATCCTCGCGGCCCAGGGCATCACCGCCCTCATCAGCACCCACTACATGGACGAGGCCGAACGGTGCCACCGCCTCGCCTACATCGCCTACGGCGACCTGCTCGCCTCAGGCACTGTCGGCGAACTGGTGGCCGACTCCGGGCTGACCACCTGGAGTGTGGCAGCCGATCCCGCCGCAGGCCGGGAAGCCGACCTGCACGCCCTCTCGCAGCGGCTCAAACCTCTGGAGGGGGTCGACCAGGTGGTGGCCTTCGGCAACACCCTGCACGTCAGCACCCGCACGCCCGAACTGGCGCAGCGGTCCATGATGCCGTTCCAGACCGCCCCCTACCACTGGTCGCACATCGGGACCAGCCTGGAGGAGGTCTTCATAGACCTCATGCAGCGCAGCGGGCAGGGTCGGACATGA
- a CDS encoding HlyD family secretion protein — protein MTNTGRQTPPGATLAPRLAPAIIPMVQTILLTLGLAMILAACSENPANRFQGYVEGEFVNIASPLGGTLDALSVVRGQQVRQGDPLFVLEHEYEQASVDDARHGLQRAQDSLADQETGQRPSEIAAIKARLRQARAAATLARIEYDRRVKLIREQTISQEELDQAKNDFDQTTHRVREINAELETARLGARSGQVLVAEAEVRQAQAALDQALWNLGQKTRVAPADGLIFDTFFRVGEWVATGQPLVSLLPPENIEIRFFVPEAVVGSLAPAQEVQVTFDGAPQPVAATITFISPSAEYTPPVIYSSQSRAKLVFMIRARPALADAPSLHPGQPVDVTIPALPR, from the coding sequence ATGACCAATACCGGACGCCAGACACCTCCCGGCGCAACACTCGCGCCAAGACTCGCACCCGCGATCATCCCGATGGTCCAGACCATTCTCCTGACCCTTGGCCTGGCCATGATCCTGGCCGCCTGTTCCGAGAATCCGGCCAACAGATTCCAGGGCTATGTGGAAGGGGAATTCGTCAACATTGCCTCCCCGCTTGGCGGAACCCTCGACGCGCTCTCCGTGGTCCGCGGCCAGCAGGTGCGCCAGGGCGACCCCCTCTTTGTCCTGGAACACGAGTACGAGCAGGCGAGCGTGGACGATGCCCGGCACGGACTGCAACGCGCCCAGGACAGCCTAGCCGACCAGGAAACCGGACAGCGCCCGTCCGAGATCGCAGCCATCAAGGCCCGGCTCAGACAGGCCAGGGCCGCGGCCACCCTGGCCAGGATCGAATACGACCGCCGGGTCAAGCTCATCCGCGAACAGACCATATCCCAGGAGGAGCTGGACCAGGCCAAAAACGACTTTGACCAGACCACCCACCGGGTCCGCGAGATCAACGCCGAGCTGGAAACGGCGCGGCTGGGCGCACGCAGCGGTCAGGTGCTGGTGGCCGAGGCCGAGGTGCGCCAGGCTCAGGCCGCGCTCGATCAGGCCCTGTGGAACCTGGGGCAGAAGACACGGGTCGCGCCCGCTGACGGGCTGATCTTCGACACCTTCTTCCGGGTGGGCGAATGGGTGGCTACCGGACAGCCCTTGGTCTCCCTGCTCCCACCGGAAAACATCGAAATCCGGTTCTTCGTGCCCGAGGCCGTAGTCGGCTCGCTTGCGCCGGCCCAGGAGGTCCAGGTCACCTTTGACGGCGCGCCCCAGCCGGTGGCCGCCACCATCACCTTCATCTCCCCCAGCGCGGAATACACCCCGCCCGTGATCTATTCGAGCCAGAGCCGCGCCAAACTGGTGTTCATGATCCGGGCCAGACCGGCCCTGGCCGATGCGCCGTCCCTGCATCCGGGCCAGCCCGTGGACGTGACCATCCCGGCCCTGCCCCGCTAG
- a CDS encoding dihydrolipoyl dehydrogenase family protein, with protein MKKYDVIVVGGGPAGGAVAAPLAEAGRRVMLIEARAFGGVCPLSGCNPKKALMSGAEAVRAASAMLGSGLSGRVSVDWADLMRFKQSFVDPVPAKARKAYGDKGIDTRIGSARLVGPHEVAVDGESFSAPHICLCVGQKPSPLPVPGGEGMPVSDDFLSLKTLPRRIIFIGGGFIAFEFAHIARQAGAEVTLLNRSDRVLRQFDPVLTQELVEASRAAGIDVRLNAPVQGVEQTASGYRIICGERGETALKADMAFNCTGRTAAIDGLGLDAAGVEYGQDGIAVNSRMQSVSNPDIYAVGDVADQGPALTPVATIQGQVAAANILHPNSAQVDYTGIPGVCFTLPPLAGAGLLESDAKQLGLDFTVRETDLAGSFSWKRLNERFGKARILIDEPGDRILGAHILGHNAEEIINLFALVIRQEIPLSRVKETVWAYPTCGYELKYML; from the coding sequence ATGAAGAAATACGACGTGATAGTGGTGGGAGGCGGTCCGGCGGGCGGCGCGGTGGCCGCGCCTCTTGCCGAAGCGGGCAGGCGGGTGATGCTGATCGAGGCCAGAGCCTTTGGCGGCGTCTGCCCGTTGAGCGGCTGCAACCCCAAGAAAGCGCTCATGAGCGGCGCGGAGGCAGTCCGCGCGGCCTCGGCCATGCTCGGCAGCGGCCTTTCCGGTCGCGTCTCGGTGGACTGGGCGGACCTGATGCGCTTCAAACAATCCTTTGTGGACCCGGTCCCGGCCAAGGCGCGCAAGGCCTATGGGGACAAGGGCATCGACACCCGGATAGGTTCGGCCAGACTCGTCGGCCCTCACGAGGTGGCTGTTGACGGCGAATCATTCAGCGCACCGCACATCTGCCTGTGCGTGGGCCAAAAGCCGAGCCCCCTGCCGGTCCCCGGCGGCGAAGGGATGCCGGTCAGCGACGATTTTCTCTCCCTCAAGACGTTGCCGCGCCGGATCATCTTCATCGGGGGCGGATTCATCGCCTTTGAATTCGCGCATATCGCCCGTCAGGCCGGGGCCGAGGTGACGCTCCTCAACCGCAGCGACCGCGTCCTGCGTCAATTCGACCCCGTGCTGACCCAGGAACTGGTCGAAGCCTCGCGGGCCGCCGGGATCGATGTCCGGCTGAACGCCCCTGTCCAGGGAGTCGAGCAGACAGCCTCCGGATACCGCATTATCTGCGGCGAACGTGGCGAGACAGCCCTTAAAGCCGACATGGCCTTCAATTGCACCGGACGCACGGCAGCCATCGACGGGCTCGGCCTCGACGCGGCAGGCGTTGAATACGGTCAGGACGGCATCGCGGTCAACAGCCGGATGCAGAGCGTGTCCAATCCCGACATCTACGCCGTAGGCGACGTTGCCGACCAAGGTCCGGCCCTGACCCCGGTGGCCACCATCCAGGGACAGGTGGCAGCGGCCAACATCCTGCATCCCAATTCTGCCCAGGTCGATTACACGGGCATTCCCGGCGTCTGCTTCACCCTGCCGCCCCTGGCAGGGGCCGGACTGCTGGAATCCGACGCCAAACAGCTGGGCCTGGACTTCACGGTCCGGGAAACCGATCTGGCCGGTTCCTTCTCGTGGAAACGGCTCAACGAGAGATTCGGCAAGGCCCGGATCCTCATCGACGAGCCGGGCGACCGCATCCTCGGCGCGCACATCCTCGGACACAATGCCGAGGAGATAATCAATCTCTTCGCCCTCGTCATCCGGCAGGAGATTCCCCTGTCCAGGGTCAAGGAGACAGTCTGGGCCTATCCCACCTGCGGCTATGAGTTGAAATATATGTTATGA
- the lysS gene encoding lysine--tRNA ligase, whose amino-acid sequence MLLALDSRDELNSVIKTRVEKACQLLDEKVHLYPNDFKRDTDVEALLAAYSEEDGETLEAADHDFALAGRVVSYRSFGKVTFFHLQGRGGRIQVYAARDDLGSEDYQLFKKTDIGDIVGIRGSLFRTKTGELTVKTRGFKLITKSLRPLPEKYHGLKDVETRYRQRYVDLIVTPRTREIFTIRTAVVRELRNFLDEKGFMEVETPMMQAIPGGATAKPFETHHNALDMKLYMRIAPELYLKRLLVGGFDRVYEINRNFRNEGISTQHNPEFTMLEFYWAYANFTDLMDLTEEMFSRVAEKVTGSSVVPYQGEMIDLSVGAWTRLPFHESLEKIGGIPREVYSDYEQCKALVRGRGEKVVEGDKLGKLQAKLFDILVEPKLIQPHFIYHYPTDISPLSRRNEENPDITDRFELFMTGREMANAFSELNDPVDQRGRFEEQVKEKEAGDEEAHFMDEDYVRALEYGMPPAAGQGVGIDRLVMLLTDSASIREVILFPLLRPEVG is encoded by the coding sequence ATGCTTTTGGCCCTTGATTCAAGGGATGAATTGAACTCGGTCATCAAGACTCGCGTCGAAAAGGCGTGTCAGCTTCTGGACGAGAAAGTCCACCTCTATCCCAACGATTTCAAGCGCGACACGGATGTCGAAGCACTCCTGGCCGCGTACTCCGAGGAGGACGGCGAGACACTTGAGGCGGCGGATCACGATTTTGCCCTGGCGGGTCGGGTTGTCTCGTACCGTTCTTTTGGCAAGGTCACTTTCTTCCACCTTCAGGGCCGCGGCGGCAGAATCCAGGTCTACGCCGCCAGGGACGACCTCGGGAGCGAGGACTACCAGCTGTTCAAGAAGACCGATATCGGCGACATCGTGGGCATTCGCGGTTCGCTCTTTCGGACCAAGACCGGCGAGTTGACCGTCAAGACCAGGGGATTCAAGCTGATCACCAAGTCCCTGCGTCCCCTGCCCGAGAAGTATCACGGCCTCAAGGACGTGGAGACCCGCTACCGGCAGCGCTACGTGGACCTCATAGTCACGCCGAGGACCAGGGAGATATTCACCATCCGCACGGCTGTGGTGCGCGAACTGCGCAACTTTCTCGACGAGAAGGGATTCATGGAGGTGGAAACCCCCATGATGCAGGCCATTCCCGGCGGGGCCACGGCCAAGCCCTTTGAGACGCACCACAACGCCTTGGACATGAAGCTCTATATGCGCATCGCGCCCGAGCTGTATCTCAAGCGGCTCCTGGTCGGCGGGTTCGACCGGGTCTACGAGATCAACCGGAATTTTCGCAACGAGGGCATCTCCACCCAGCACAACCCGGAATTCACCATGCTGGAATTCTACTGGGCCTACGCCAACTTTACCGATCTTATGGACCTGACCGAGGAGATGTTCTCCCGCGTGGCCGAAAAGGTCACCGGGTCTTCGGTGGTGCCCTACCAGGGCGAGATGATCGACCTTTCGGTGGGCGCGTGGACGCGGCTGCCGTTCCACGAATCCCTTGAGAAGATCGGCGGCATTCCCCGAGAGGTCTACAGCGATTACGAGCAGTGCAAGGCGCTGGTCAGGGGGCGTGGCGAGAAGGTCGTCGAGGGCGACAAGCTGGGCAAGCTCCAGGCCAAGCTCTTTGACATCCTGGTGGAGCCGAAGCTGATTCAGCCTCATTTCATCTATCATTATCCCACGGACATTTCGCCTTTGTCCCGGCGCAACGAGGAGAACCCCGACATCACGGACCGCTTCGAGCTGTTCATGACCGGTCGGGAGATGGCCAACGCCTTTTCCGAACTCAACGACCCCGTGGACCAGCGGGGCCGGTTCGAGGAGCAGGTCAAGGAGAAGGAGGCCGGCGACGAGGAGGCGCATTTCATGGATGAGGATTATGTCCGCGCCCTGGAATATGGCATGCCGCCGGCGGCAGGGCAGGGGGTCGGCATCGACCGCCTCGTCATGCTGCTGACCGACAGCGCGTCCATACGCGAGGTCATCCTGTTTCCGCTTCTGCGGCCGGAGGTCGGGTAA
- a CDS encoding lipoprotein-releasing ABC transporter permease subunit: MRFETFVALRYLFALRRQAFISVISLFAVFGVAIGVGALIVVIGVMNGFSTDLRNKILGVNAHILVTSLRGGIKDYRNLADEATQVPGVIGVTPFIYSEVILSTRSGVKGVVLRGIDPTTSDSVLSLSKDMISGGLANLDANVDKPGIIIGSELANRLGLAQGSEVNLLSPSGRAGSAGFTPKIRPFLVAGIFRTGMFEYDSSLGYVTIPAARQLLGFKEDVVSGLEISVNDVYNVEHISELLRERVGSFTVYVRHWQEMNANLFAALELEKTAMFIILAMIVLVGSFSIVTTLVMLVIQKTKDIAVLMSIGADVSSIRRIFMLQGTFIGLAGTVFGFLIGVPVSLLLKKYQFIKLPSNVYPVDYLPVRLEAIDLLSIGGAAFLLCFLATIYPARRAAALNPSDALRYE; the protein is encoded by the coding sequence ATGAGATTTGAGACGTTTGTCGCATTGAGATATCTGTTCGCCCTGCGCAGGCAGGCGTTCATTTCTGTCATCTCGCTTTTTGCGGTCTTCGGCGTGGCCATCGGGGTCGGTGCCCTGATCGTGGTCATTGGCGTCATGAACGGCTTTTCTACCGATCTTCGGAACAAGATCCTCGGCGTCAACGCGCACATCCTGGTCACCTCCCTGCGCGGGGGCATCAAGGATTACAGGAATCTGGCCGATGAGGCTACACAGGTTCCCGGCGTCATCGGCGTGACGCCTTTCATCTATTCCGAGGTGATACTGTCCACCCGCAGCGGGGTCAAAGGCGTGGTGCTGCGGGGGATAGATCCGACCACTTCCGATTCCGTGCTGAGCCTGTCCAAGGACATGATCAGCGGCGGCCTGGCGAATCTCGATGCCAATGTTGACAAGCCGGGCATCATCATCGGTTCCGAGCTGGCCAACCGGCTCGGTCTGGCCCAGGGGTCAGAGGTGAATCTGCTGTCGCCATCCGGTCGTGCGGGTTCCGCTGGGTTCACGCCCAAGATCAGGCCCTTTCTGGTGGCCGGAATCTTCAGGACCGGGATGTTCGAGTACGATTCGTCCCTGGGGTATGTGACCATCCCTGCGGCCCGGCAACTGCTCGGTTTCAAAGAGGATGTAGTGTCAGGACTTGAGATAAGCGTCAACGACGTGTACAATGTCGAGCACATTTCAGAGCTGCTGCGGGAGCGGGTGGGATCGTTCACGGTCTACGTGCGCCACTGGCAGGAGATGAACGCCAACCTTTTTGCCGCGCTGGAGCTTGAGAAGACGGCCATGTTCATCATTCTGGCCATGATCGTGCTTGTCGGCTCGTTCAGCATCGTCACCACCCTGGTCATGCTCGTCATACAAAAGACCAAGGATATTGCGGTGCTCATGTCCATCGGTGCCGATGTTTCGAGTATCCGGCGCATCTTCATGCTCCAGGGGACGTTCATCGGGTTGGCTGGCACGGTCTTCGGCTTCCTGATCGGCGTGCCGGTGAGCCTGCTGCTCAAGAAGTACCAGTTCATCAAGCTGCCGAGCAACGTGTACCCGGTGGACTACCTGCCGGTACGCCTTGAGGCCATCGACCTTTTGTCCATCGGAGGTGCCGCATTTTTGTTGTGTTTTTTGGCGACCATATACCCCGCGCGACGGGCTGCGGCCCTGAATCCGAGCGATGCCTTGCGTTATGAGTAA